A single window of Flavobacterium sp. 140616W15 DNA harbors:
- a CDS encoding OsmC family protein, protein MNTITASIDTRKYRTEIKSASGNIVIADEPQEVGGKNLGFSPSELLASALASCTLITLRMYIDRKQWDVTEINISVDFEKNTEQNVSLLSRKIEIIGNVDESQKERLLKIANSCPIHKTLTNTIQIQTTLD, encoded by the coding sequence ATGAATACAATAACAGCAAGCATTGACACAAGAAAATATCGGACAGAAATAAAATCGGCAAGTGGTAATATTGTTATCGCCGATGAACCACAAGAAGTTGGAGGAAAAAATTTAGGCTTCTCCCCTTCCGAATTATTGGCATCTGCATTAGCCTCTTGCACCTTGATTACATTGCGTATGTACATCGACCGTAAACAATGGGATGTTACAGAAATTAATATTTCGGTAGATTTTGAGAAAAACACAGAACAAAACGTTTCCTTATTAAGTCGCAAAATAGAGATAATAGGAAATGTAGATGAATCTCAAAAAGAAAGACTTTTAAAAATTGCCAATAGTTGCCCGATTCACAAAACCCTAACAAACACGATACAAATACAAACCACTTTAGACTAA
- a CDS encoding GNAT family N-acetyltransferase, giving the protein MEIEQINEGRKGYYKAVEDGKEGGRMTYTWAGDTKFIIDHTEVNPDFNGKGVGKKLVMAAVTYARENNLKIIPLCPFAKSVFDKTDDIKDVLFH; this is encoded by the coding sequence ATGGAAATAGAACAAATAAACGAAGGTAGAAAAGGATATTATAAAGCAGTAGAAGACGGAAAAGAAGGTGGAAGAATGACCTATACTTGGGCTGGAGACACTAAATTTATAATTGACCACACCGAAGTAAATCCCGATTTTAACGGTAAAGGTGTTGGGAAAAAATTAGTTATGGCAGCAGTAACATATGCTCGCGAAAACAATCTAAAAATCATTCCCCTTTGTCCATTTGCAAAAAGCGTATTTGATAAAACAGACGATATAAAGGACGTCTTATTTCACTAA